Proteins found in one Cricetulus griseus strain 17A/GY chromosome X, alternate assembly CriGri-PICRH-1.0, whole genome shotgun sequence genomic segment:
- the Pja1 gene encoding E3 ubiquitin-protein ligase Praja-1 isoform X1, whose product MGQESSKPVRPKPAGGYRSNAVRSYGRRHAYVSFRRSTSHQERIASQRRTTSEVPMHRSAPNHTKRSRSPFASTRRRWDDRESSGTSLNVENGDYPRYPPREYRASGSRRGLAYGHIGTLRARDSEEEGAGPVDRLPVRGKTGKFKHDPEKGARAPRFSSVNHDVKEGLGKVEPPPAARCSASRAEFLKQSGMASQMSSAEGRAVARGNNSLERERQNLLARPSRAPVSMCGGGGENSPKSAEEPVVRPKVRNVATPNCMKPKIFFDTDDDDDVVPQSTPRWRDAASADAGEAHAEGLARRARGEGAGSSSEPKYPEDKKDNRNGQVKPEKVSRRRRTMADSDFWAYTDDYYRYYEEDSDSDKEWMAALRRKYRNREQPQSSSGENWEPLPVKEEPEPQQACESVNASGAGSLASTSVGSNGSGYPEEVQEPSLQEEQASLEEGEIPWLRYNENESSSEADNESGHEMMQPGMFVLDGNNNLEDDSSVSEDLEVDWSLFDGFADGLGVAEAISYVDPQFLTYMALEERLAQAMETALAHLESLAVDVEVANPPASKESIDALPEILVTEDHGAVGQEMCCPICCSEYVKGEVATELPCHHYFHKPCVSIWLQKSGTCPVCRCMFPPPL is encoded by the coding sequence ATGGGTCAGGAATCTAGCAAGCCTGTTCGGCCCAAACCAGCAGGAGGGTATCGGTCCAATGCAGTCAGGAGTTATGGAAGGAGACATGCTTATGTCAGTTTCAGGCGGTCCACAAGCCATCAGGAAAGGATTGCCAGCCAGAGAAGGACAACATCCGAAGTCCCAATGCACAGATCAGCCCCCAATCACACCAAGAGGAGCCGGTCACCATTTGCCAGCACACGACGTCGTTGGGatgacagagagagctctggaaCCAGCCTGAATGTTGAGAATGGGGATTATCCCAGGTATCCTCCAAGAGAGTACAGGGCCTCCGGGAGCCGAAGAGGATTGGCTTATGGACATATTGGCACTCTGAGGGCACGTGATAGTGAGGAGGAGGGGGCTGGGCCTGTTGACAGACTGCCAGTGAGAGGGAAAACTGGCAAGTTTAAGCATGATCCAGAGAAGGGGGCAAGAGCTCCCCGCTTCTCTAGTGTTAACCATGATGTGAAAGAGGGGCTTGGCAAGGTAGAACCCCCTCCTGCTGCAAGGTGCTCTGCTAGCAGAGCTGAGTTCTTGAAGCAAAGTGGTATGGCCTCTCAGATGTCCTCTGCTGAAGGCAGGGCAGTTGCAAGGGGTAACAACAGcttggagagggagaggcagaattTATTAGCACGTCCTAGCAGGGCTCCTGTGagtatgtgtggtggtggtggggaaaaCTCCCCAAAGAGTGCAGAGGAGCCGGTGGTAAGGCCAAAAGTCCGGAATGTGGCGACTCCAAACTGCAtgaaaccaaaaatattttttgatactgatgatgatgatgatgtagtaCCACAGAGTACTCCCAGGTGGAGAGATGCTGCCAGTGCTGATGCTGGCGAAGcccatgcagagggcctagcaaGAAGAGCCCGAGGTGAGGGTGCAGGCAGCTCCTCTGAGCCAAAGTATCCTGAAGACAAGAAGGATAACAGGAATGGGCAGGTGAAACCAGAGAAAGTGTCAAGACGGCGACGCACCATGGCTGACTCTGACTTCTGGGCATATACTGATGACTACTACAGATACTATGAAGAAGATTCTGACAGTGACAAAGAATGGATGGCTGCTCTGCGCAGGAAGTATCGAAATCGGGAACAACCCCAGTCTTCCAGTGGGGAAAACTGGGAGCCTCTGCCAGTAAAGGAAGAACCGGAACCTCAGCAAGCTTGTGAGAGTGTGAACGCCAGCGGAGCTGGGAGCCTTGCCAGTACCAGTGTTGGCAGCAATGGAAGTGGCTATCCTGAAGAAGTGCAAGAACCGTCTCTTCAGGAAGAGCAGGCCTCCCTGGAAGAAGGAGAAATTCCTTGGCTCCGGTACAATGAGAATGAAAGCAGCAGTGAAGCGGATAATGAGTCCGGCCATGAGATGATGCAGCCTGGGATGTTCGTGCTGGATGGAAACAACAACCTGGAAGATGACTCCAGTGTGAGCGAAGACCTAGAAGTGGACTGGAGCCTATTTGATGGCTTTGCAGATGGGTTGGGAGTGGCAGAAGCCATCTCCTATGTGGATCCTCAGTTCCTCACCTACATGGCTCTCGAAGAGCGCCTGGCCCAGGCGATGGAGACTGCCCTTGCGCACCTGGAGTCTCTCGCCGTTGATGTCGAGGTGGCTAACCCACCTGCAAGCAAGGAGAGCATTGATGCGCTTCCTGAGATCCTGGTCACTGAAGATCATGGTGCAGTGGGCCAAGAAATGTGCTGTCCCATCTGCTGCAGTGAATATGTGAAGGGTGAGGTGGCAACTGAGCTCCCGTGCCACCACTATTTCCATAAGCCATGTGTGTCCATCTGGCTTCAGAAGTCCGGCACCTGCCCAGTGTGCCGCTGCATGTTCCCTCCCCCACTCTAA
- the Pja1 gene encoding E3 ubiquitin-protein ligase Praja-1 isoform X2, with translation MHRSAPNHTKRSRSPFASTRRRWDDRESSGTSLNVENGDYPRYPPREYRASGSRRGLAYGHIGTLRARDSEEEGAGPVDRLPVRGKTGKFKHDPEKGARAPRFSSVNHDVKEGLGKVEPPPAARCSASRAEFLKQSGMASQMSSAEGRAVARGNNSLERERQNLLARPSRAPVSMCGGGGENSPKSAEEPVVRPKVRNVATPNCMKPKIFFDTDDDDDVVPQSTPRWRDAASADAGEAHAEGLARRARGEGAGSSSEPKYPEDKKDNRNGQVKPEKVSRRRRTMADSDFWAYTDDYYRYYEEDSDSDKEWMAALRRKYRNREQPQSSSGENWEPLPVKEEPEPQQACESVNASGAGSLASTSVGSNGSGYPEEVQEPSLQEEQASLEEGEIPWLRYNENESSSEADNESGHEMMQPGMFVLDGNNNLEDDSSVSEDLEVDWSLFDGFADGLGVAEAISYVDPQFLTYMALEERLAQAMETALAHLESLAVDVEVANPPASKESIDALPEILVTEDHGAVGQEMCCPICCSEYVKGEVATELPCHHYFHKPCVSIWLQKSGTCPVCRCMFPPPL, from the coding sequence ATGCACAGATCAGCCCCCAATCACACCAAGAGGAGCCGGTCACCATTTGCCAGCACACGACGTCGTTGGGatgacagagagagctctggaaCCAGCCTGAATGTTGAGAATGGGGATTATCCCAGGTATCCTCCAAGAGAGTACAGGGCCTCCGGGAGCCGAAGAGGATTGGCTTATGGACATATTGGCACTCTGAGGGCACGTGATAGTGAGGAGGAGGGGGCTGGGCCTGTTGACAGACTGCCAGTGAGAGGGAAAACTGGCAAGTTTAAGCATGATCCAGAGAAGGGGGCAAGAGCTCCCCGCTTCTCTAGTGTTAACCATGATGTGAAAGAGGGGCTTGGCAAGGTAGAACCCCCTCCTGCTGCAAGGTGCTCTGCTAGCAGAGCTGAGTTCTTGAAGCAAAGTGGTATGGCCTCTCAGATGTCCTCTGCTGAAGGCAGGGCAGTTGCAAGGGGTAACAACAGcttggagagggagaggcagaattTATTAGCACGTCCTAGCAGGGCTCCTGTGagtatgtgtggtggtggtggggaaaaCTCCCCAAAGAGTGCAGAGGAGCCGGTGGTAAGGCCAAAAGTCCGGAATGTGGCGACTCCAAACTGCAtgaaaccaaaaatattttttgatactgatgatgatgatgatgtagtaCCACAGAGTACTCCCAGGTGGAGAGATGCTGCCAGTGCTGATGCTGGCGAAGcccatgcagagggcctagcaaGAAGAGCCCGAGGTGAGGGTGCAGGCAGCTCCTCTGAGCCAAAGTATCCTGAAGACAAGAAGGATAACAGGAATGGGCAGGTGAAACCAGAGAAAGTGTCAAGACGGCGACGCACCATGGCTGACTCTGACTTCTGGGCATATACTGATGACTACTACAGATACTATGAAGAAGATTCTGACAGTGACAAAGAATGGATGGCTGCTCTGCGCAGGAAGTATCGAAATCGGGAACAACCCCAGTCTTCCAGTGGGGAAAACTGGGAGCCTCTGCCAGTAAAGGAAGAACCGGAACCTCAGCAAGCTTGTGAGAGTGTGAACGCCAGCGGAGCTGGGAGCCTTGCCAGTACCAGTGTTGGCAGCAATGGAAGTGGCTATCCTGAAGAAGTGCAAGAACCGTCTCTTCAGGAAGAGCAGGCCTCCCTGGAAGAAGGAGAAATTCCTTGGCTCCGGTACAATGAGAATGAAAGCAGCAGTGAAGCGGATAATGAGTCCGGCCATGAGATGATGCAGCCTGGGATGTTCGTGCTGGATGGAAACAACAACCTGGAAGATGACTCCAGTGTGAGCGAAGACCTAGAAGTGGACTGGAGCCTATTTGATGGCTTTGCAGATGGGTTGGGAGTGGCAGAAGCCATCTCCTATGTGGATCCTCAGTTCCTCACCTACATGGCTCTCGAAGAGCGCCTGGCCCAGGCGATGGAGACTGCCCTTGCGCACCTGGAGTCTCTCGCCGTTGATGTCGAGGTGGCTAACCCACCTGCAAGCAAGGAGAGCATTGATGCGCTTCCTGAGATCCTGGTCACTGAAGATCATGGTGCAGTGGGCCAAGAAATGTGCTGTCCCATCTGCTGCAGTGAATATGTGAAGGGTGAGGTGGCAACTGAGCTCCCGTGCCACCACTATTTCCATAAGCCATGTGTGTCCATCTGGCTTCAGAAGTCCGGCACCTGCCCAGTGTGCCGCTGCATGTTCCCTCCCCCACTCTAA